The following is a genomic window from Pseudomonadota bacterium.
AATGGAACGCGGTGGCGGGGATCTGGGTCCGAGGCCGTGGCGAGCCAGAAAGAGTTAATATTGACACCCATTTTAACTTGCATCGGGGGAAGAGTTAATTTTGACACCCATTTTAACTTGCATCGGGGGAGTCCCTGTGCCATGGTGAGGCTATGCCGACAGCGAGAGCGGAGCAGGTAAGCGTGGAGGTAACGCCTTGGTATCACGTGATGTCACGGTGCGTGCGAAGGGCGTTCCTGTGCGGTCAAGACCAGGTCTCGGGTAAGAACTTCGACCACCGCAAGGGCTGGCTGGCGGACAAGATGA
Proteins encoded in this region:
- a CDS encoding transposase: MPTARAEQVSVEVTPWYHVMSRCVRRAFLCGQDQVSGKNFDHRKGWLADKM